One Spinacia oleracea cultivar Varoflay chromosome 4, BTI_SOV_V1, whole genome shotgun sequence DNA segment encodes these proteins:
- the LOC130472134 gene encoding uncharacterized protein, producing the protein MKILSWNCRGIGNPWTVNALRDRCWREMPEIVFLMETKIDARQLERVRSKCGFVNGICLSSNGRAGCMGLWWRDINVEVLSFSPHHIEAEVRGENGDGIWKAIGIYGWPETEEKHRTWALMEEVKARSALPTIMFGDFNEILGMSEKEGGVVRRERLIDDFRGAMDSCSVRDLGFKGSIFTWEHGNTMETLIRERLDRFMADDAWVSLFPCFEVLHFPIYRSDHAPIMLKCGTDNQRKRGEKPFRFEAMWLSSEACGRVVSHAWRGSRDENIVTRIANVAGHLTSWATETFGAIKKRIRDAEKRLKSFQDSKHDATVLMQCKNIAEELDDLHRLEESYWHARARANELRDGDKNTKYFHHKASQRRKRNRIVGLNDNNGEWRTKPEELDEIITTYFEGLFATSNPTGFEEALEGVERKVSEVMNGRLDKEPSGEEIREALFQMHPNKAPWPDGMHALFFQKFWGIVGGDIVSFVKAWWRG; encoded by the coding sequence ATGAAAATCTTGTCATGGAACTGCCGGGGGATTGGCAACCCTTGGACAGTGAATGCCCTCCGAGATAGGTGTTGGAGGGAGATGCCAGAAATCGTCTTTCTAATGGAGACGAAGATTGATGCGCGACAACTCGAAAGAGTACGGAGCAAATGTGGTTTTGTGAATGGAATTTGCCTGAGCAGCAATGGCAGAGCGGGGTGTATGGGACTATGGTGGAGGGACATTAATGTTGAGGTCCTATCTTTCTCGCCTCATCACATTGAAGCGGAAGTTCGGGGAGAGAATGGGGACGGAATATGGAAGGCAATCGGCATTTATGGTTGGCCGGAAACGGAAGAAAAACATAGAACTTGGGCACTAATGGAAGAAGTGAAGGCTCGGAGTGCGCTTCCAACGATCATGTTTGGTGACTTCAATGAAATTCTTGGTATGTCTGAAAAGGAAGGTGGGGTGGTGCGTAGGGAGAGATTGATCGATGATTTTCGTGGTGCAATGGACTCGTGTTCGGTCCGTGACTTGGGTTTTAAAGGTAGTATCTTTACATGGGAACATGGCAATACCATGGAGACACTCATTCGGGAGAGACTAGATAGGTTTATGGCGGATGATGCATGGGTCTCACTGTTTCCATGCTTTGAAGTTTTGCATTTTCCTATTTATCGCTCCGATCATGCTCCAATAATGCTGAAATGTGGCACGGATAACCAGAGGAAGAGAGGAGAGAAACCGTTTCGGTTCGAAGCAATGTGGTTGTCGAGTGAGGCTTGCGGTCGGGTGGTCTCTCATGCTTGGAGGGGGTCGAGAGATGAAAATATTGTGACAAGAATCGCAAATGTGGCTGGACACTTAACCTCCTGGGCAACGGAGACTTTTGGGGCCATTAAGAAGAGGATAAGGGATGCTGAAAAGAGACTAAAAAGCTTCCAAGATAGTAAACACGATGCTACTGTGCTAATGCAGTGCAAGAACATTGCCGAGGAGCTTGATGACTTACACAGATTGGAAGAATCTTACTGGCACGCCAGGGCAAGGGCGAATGAGTTACGGGATGGGGACAAGAATACAAAGTACTTCCATCACAAAGCGAGCCAAAGGCGGAAACGGAACAGGATAGTAGGCCTCAATGATAATAATGGAGAATGGAGAACAAAGCCAGAGGAGCTAGATGAGATTATTACAACATATTTTGAGGGGTTGTTTGCCACAAGCAACCCCACTGGCTTCGAGGAAGCATTGGAAGGTGTCGAAAGGAAGGTCTCGGAAGTGATGAATGGCAGGCTTGATAAGGAACCGTCGGGTGAAGAAATACGCGAAGCACTCTTCCAAATGCATCCCAATAAAGCCCCATGGCCGGATGGTATGCACGCCCTCTTTTTTCAGAAATTTTGGGGGATTGTAGGTGGGGATATTGTGAGTTTTGTGAAGGCATGGTGGAGAGGATAG
- the LOC110780919 gene encoding uncharacterized protein — translation MADDLTEIYGRLAINNDEEEVLDLGSIVTEENDDKVALMLVGRLLTDRPFNVDAFQRTIIQSWAMTGKAVVRSIGPNLFAFQFFHWRDKEKVILGGPWCFDNQLLILSEVTGDEQPTEVALNFSPFWVRIRNLPFNCRTNAHVKAVAGCLGAVLEVEDDDVGIDKDRRVRVLLDVRKPLRREKTIKNKRGMDVVVEFRYERLPFFCFLCGIMGHGERDCSVVTEEGREEGYKWGVCLRASPRKGRTQQVAEVESLKAAKKVLFVAKNMMGEKGSTDSDGKGTKSVREEQVEGIQISKKNAMVNREVDEGEKSITNHVGRGREDTIVGVIAEGVQERGSTNKSSTEKDSGRRGANGEEVQEEVQSVEERGSAVSSMAFNIGQLGSKRGKIRKMKRIGEGGSIGGGGGVKQAAGGLTGGENEKDGGRTCIKKVGGGDTTGNYYHGAGEKRKGCMDGNDVVMSERCDVDRNVKLVFLGSEYNAGSQVAEIGSGQSREGQ, via the coding sequence ATGGCTGACGATCTAACGGAAATTTACGGCCGCCTAGCGATCAATAATGATGAGGAGGAAGTTTTGGACTTGGGGAGTATTGTTACGGAGGAAAACGACGATAAAGTTGCACTAATGCTTGTAGGGAGACTATTAACAGACCGCCCTTTCAATGTGGATGCTTTTCAGCGAACGATAATACAATCATGGGCAATGACGGGGAAGGCGGTTGTGCGTAGTATTGGACCGAATTTGTTTGCTTTTCAGTTCTTTCATTGGCGTGACAAAGAGAAGGTTATTCTCGGTGGACCCTGGTGTTTTGATAACCAACTCCTGATTTTGAGCGAGGTTACAGGGGATGAACAACCAACGGAAGTAGCCCTGAATTTCTCACCTTTCTGGGTGCGAATCCGCAACCTCCCTTTCAACTGTCGAACAAATGCTCACGTAAAGGCAGTTGCTGGCTGCCTAGGAGCGGTTTTGGAGGTGGAGGACGATGATGTTGGAATTGATAAGGACCGCAGAGTTCGGGTTTTGCTAGATGTGCGGAAACCACTACGGCGGGAAAAGACTATAAAGAACAAAAGAGGCATGGATGTGGTGGTGGAGTTTCGGTATGAACGCCtacctttcttttgttttctctgcGGTATTATGGGACATGGGGAACGAGATTGTTCGGTGGTGACTGAAGAAGGCAGAGAAGAGGGATACAAATGGGGGGTATGTCTAAGAGCGTCACCAAGAAAGGGTAGAACTCAACAGGTAGCGGAAGTGGAGTCTCTGAAGGCTGCAAAGAAAGTTTTATTTGTGGCAAAGAATATGATGGGGGAAAAGGGGAGTACGGATAGTGATGGGAAGGGCACAAAGAGTGTAAGGGAGGAGCAAGTGGAAGGAATACAGATTTCAAAGAAGAATGCAATGGTCAACAGGGAAGTGGACGAGGGGGAGAAGTCTATAACCAATCATGTAGGCAGGGGGAGAGAGGATACAATAGTGGGGGTGATAGCTGAGGGAGTGCAGGAACGGGGGTCCACAAACAAAAGTAGTACAGAGAAGGATAGTGGGAGAAGGGGGGCGAATGGAGAGGAGGTGCAAGAGGAGGTGCAAAGCGTAGAGGAAAGGGGGAGTGCAGTGAGCTCTATGGCGTTCAACATAGGCCAGCTGGGGAGCAAGAGAGGTAAAATCCGAAAAATGAAGAGAATTGGGGAGGGGGGGAGTATTGGTGGGGGTGGAGGTGTGAAGCAAGCCGCAGGGGGGCTGACAGGTGGGGAGAATGAGAAAGATGGAGGGAGGACGTGCATTAAAAAAGTGGGTGGAGGGGATACTACGGGAAACTATTACCATGGGGCAGGAGAGAAAAGGAAGGGGTGCATGGATGGGAATGATGTAGTGATGAGTGAAAGATGTGACGTAGATAGAAACGTGAAGCTTGTTTTTTTGGGCTCCGAGTATAATGCAGGGAGTCAAGTAGCGGAGATTGGCAGTGGCCAATCCCGCGAAGGGCAATGA
- the LOC110790357 gene encoding uncharacterized protein has product MGICTSQMTKRNGNFLSWRPTIMIIHLNGRLEEFNQPIIACHVLSQHRNCFLASSESMYVDSIAPPIPYDEELELGQIYFLLPLSQAHKVLSLEDLCGLAIKASIALGFTNIKRSPSNVAKIVAQARSSCRVLSGFDAIGALNPQARRGSRRVGF; this is encoded by the coding sequence ATGGGCATTTGTACCTCTCAAATGACCAAAAGAAATGGCAACTTCCTTTCTTGGAGACCTACAATTATGATCATTCATCTTAATGGTAGATTAGAAGAGTTCAACCAACCAATTATTGCATGCCACGTACTCTCTCAACACAGAAATTGTTTTCTTGCAAGTTCGGAGTCAATGTACGTTGATTCAATTGCTCCTCCTATTCCATATGATGAAGAACTCGAACTTGGTCAGATATACTTTCTCTTACCACTTTCTCAAGCCCATAAAGTCCTTTCTTTAGAGGACTTATGTGGGTTAGCTATTAAGGCTAGTATAGCACTTGGGTTCACTAATATCAAAAGAAGTCCATCTAATGTTGCCAAAATAGTTGCTCAAGCTCGTAGCTCGTGTCGGGTTCTAAGTGGGTTTGATGCCATTGGCGCGCTTAACCCTCAGGCACGCCGAGGTAGCCGGAGAGTTGggttttag